The following DNA comes from Deltaproteobacteria bacterium.
TTCCCAATGGATTCGACGCTCGGGGCTAGCGGTTCCCTTCGCTCTCGTTGCCCTTTGGATCGGAGCAAAACGGGGAGGGTGGTTTTAGTGGGGAAGTGATGGGGAAATTCTAAGTTAAAAATTTACGGAACTTAAGTTATACCTTGAGTTCCGCAGATTTTAAGAATCATTTTTTTGCTAATTCTTGGCAAATGCTTATCTGAAAAGCATTTCCCCTCTCCCCTTGAGGGAGAGGGTCAGGGTGAGGGGTATTTCTAGTGCACTCAGGATCACCCTCTCTCTGACTCTCTCCCCTCAAGGGAGAGAGGACTTTTCAGAGTGGCTTCTTACTAAAATCTGCGGAACTCAAGTTATACTTTACATTATAAAATTTATAACATTATAAATACCACCTCTATGGGTGCTATAGCCATTTCACAAAGTGATGAAAAAATACTGAAGGCCCTTCAAAAAAAGATGGGAGTTCCTTCTAAATCTCAAATGATTCATCGTGCACTTGAAGCCCTTCAAAAAATGGTAGCCAGAGAACAGTTGGCTGAAGAAATTCGTAAATCGGTTCGGAAGTGTGCCAAGGCAGATGGGAATGAAAATCAATCTTTAACGGGAAATTATTGAAGAGGCTGGTTTTTTACGCTTACGTTTGCCTAAAGGGCTTTGTGGCCTTGAGAAAGAAAGCGATTTGTTGGTGGGACAGATGATTGCAGTTGCCAACCTTTCTTTTAGAAAAGAATTAGGCTCCTTACCCGACGAATTATTTAACGAACTCCAAAGGCGTCTTCTTTCACTGTTGGATTTGTGGGAAGTTCGAGATCAAAAACCTCTTGCGTAACAGGAGTTATTCAGAAAATCCCTCCCTCTATTTTAACCCTTGAACTTTTAAAATGCTTGCTGATAATCTGCTACAGAATCCTGTAGCGTCTTCAAAGGAGCGTATATGCAAGCCAAAATTATTCCCGTCACCGAATTAAGACCTAAGATGTTAAAATGCATCACCAATGCCCAAAAACTAGGCCAAGAATACGTCGTGACTAAAAATGGAAAGCCTTCTGCGGTACTTGTAGGCTTTGACGAATGGGAAAGTATGAAGGAAACCTTGGAAATTCTTTCCAAGCCTCAACTGGTCAAAAGAATTAAAAAAAATCTCGATTATTTTAAACGCGGTGGCAAAGGTAAAACGATAAAAGAGGTTTTTGGAGAATGAAAGCTTATCAAGTTGTGATCCCCTCCGAGCTTCAGCATTATATTCAAACTTTACATCCTGACCAAAAAAAGAAAATTCGCTATGCCCTTGAGGAACTTTCTATTGATCCTTATCTAGGAAAAATACTTCGAGAGCCATTTGAGGGTTTGTATAGTTATAGAGTCTCTCTTTTTAGAATTATCTACAAAATTCTTAATAATAAACTTGAGCTTCAAGTTATTGACATCGATAAAAGAGAGGTGGTTTATCTGAAATTGGAAAAAAATGTTTTACTGCTTAAATAAACTATGAAACCTTGTATAGACCTTTCTGACAACCGATAAAGGAGAAGCCAATGGATTTTCAAATTAAAAATAAAACTGCCCTAATCACCGGTGCGGCAAAACATGGGCTTGGGCGGGCGCATGCCTTGGCCTTGGCCTCTGAGGGAGTGAATATTGCCCTTCTTGATATTCAGGATTGTAAGGAAACGGAAAAATTAATTTCTGAAAAAGGCGTGAAGGTAAAATCTTACCTCTGCGATATCTCCCAAGTAACAGAAGTAGAAAATACCCTGAAACAAATTGAGACCGATTTGGGCAAGGTGCAAATCCTGGTCAATAATGCCTCCATTTTAAATACCATCGGCATGTTTCAGGATATTGAAGCGAAACGCTTTGAGCGCGATGTGCAGGTGAATCTCTTAGGCAGCGTGAACGTCACCCGAGCGGTTTGGAAGGGGATGCTTGAAAACAAATGGGGCAGGGTGATCTTTATTTCTTCTTTTGCAGGCACTCATGGCGGTGCGGGCCAAACCAGCTATGCAGCCACCAAAGCGGCCTTGATAGGTTTTGCAAAAAGTCTGGCTCTAGAAGGGGCACGCTTTAACATCACGGCCAATGTAGTCGCACCGGGTGTGATGAAATCGGAAGCGGTAGAAAATTTTATTCGCGGCGATATGATGGATCGCATGATTAAAAAAGCCGCCATGCGCCGTTTGGGGGAGCTCGAGGAAGTGGCCAATACGGTGGCCTTCCTTTGCTCCCAGCAATCGAGCTTTATTACCGGACAGGTGGTGGAAGTGGATGGGGGAGCCGGATTATTTACTTTTTGATTCGTTCCTTTCTTTTTCCAGCTTTCTTTCGGTTTGCAGTTTTTTATTGATAAATCGAACGATCAGTTCCTTTTCTTTTTCTCTGATGGTTTTTTTATTCCAACTTCCCTGCCTTTCTAGAAAAAAGGCAGGGTGTTGTTTTTTTGGATCAAAGTTTGAGACTTCTCTCTTGGCGAACATCTGGATTGGAAAATTCAAAAGGGTATGTTCATCCAGATCTAGATGAAGCTGGTAAATTTCATCGCTTGCCAATTTGCCTTCATCGGAAAATAAAATTCCTTCTGCGCTCAGATTTAAAATTTTTGCAATTATTTCCTGATTATTTTGGGTGATCAGTTTTGCACTAATTGGAGAAGCCCAGGTTAGGCGATAGGATTGTCTGCGATTTGTTTTTTTGAGGCTTCCAGAAATAATATATATTTCGACGACATCAAAATGCTCTTGATCCAGCTTGTCTAGCTTGAGGTTCGCTTCAAACTCCAAAATTCCTTGCCCGGACTCTGCAACAACAAAACCCTTGATTTTACTCGTCTGAATCATTTCCGGATGCAAATCGACCAGTAGACTCTGGGGATAAACACGGCGAATAAAGATGGGCTTGTTTTTATCTTTAAGGGTCAAGAAAAACAGGGGCAACTTAGGATCAATAATTTTTTTTAAATCCATTTCCAGCATGAAAAGCTCCAGAAAAAAGTTTCACCCTATAGTGTGAGGTTTTCTGGAGCGCTTTACAATCTGAAACAGATCCGAGTGTAAAAGCTGATAAGGGATGCTTAAATTATTCCTTGAGTTCCGCAGATTTTAGTAAGAAGCCACTCTGAAAAGTCCTCTCTCCCTTGAGGGGAGAGAGTCAGAGAGAGGGTGATCCTGAGTGCACTAGAAATACCCCTCACCCTGACCCTCTCCCTCAAGGGGAGAGGGGAAATGCTTTATAGATGGGTACTTGCCAAGAATGAGCAAAAAATGATTCTTAAAATCTGCGGAGCTCAAGTTATTCGTTATTCTTATGCGGCCATCGCCGCCGCAATTTCAGGGCAGACCAGAGTCAGCAGGCCTTGACCGAGAGAATGTGGGGAGTGAGAAGAAAGCTGAGTCTGCCTGGAATGACCATGCACGCTTCTGTAAATGAGATCTGCCGTGAATCCGGCCGAGAATACAAAGCCGGCGCCTACCACGAGGGGTGAGGCGAAAAGTCGACAGGCAGGATTTCCGAAAAGAATGCTGGCAATGGAAGGGGCAAAAAAAGCGGCGGAGCTGATCAGGCTTCGGGTGTTGGCATCAAGCGAAGTGTGATGTTCCAGCAGATAATCGGTTAAGCGACTTGTCATGAGCCCTGGTCCCATGCTCAAAATCGTTCTGCTCATTAATCCAGCAGTGGATGCCGCAGAGCGAATCAATAGGTTTCCTACTCGAGCCTCGGATAGACCCAGACCAAAACTTTCGGCCACCGAAAGTCTCATGGCCTGAAACAGGGTAGGGGCCCGACTGTAGACGACACGGGAAACGGCAATCCCTTCAGCATTAAAAGCTTGAAGCGTGGCTCGATGATAAGGCAAGCCTCTCCAGGTGTTTATCACTGGGATCGCCAGGGCCCGTGTAAATTTTTGGGCCACATGACCCGCGAGGGTAGAGAGTGAAAAATGCAGCAAGGGGTTGTGTTCTTCATCTATTCCAAAACGCTGCAACAAATGGTTTACTCCTAAACAGCTAAGTAGGCCTACAACCAGACTTCCCCCTTGAGTTCTCGCACGATTGGCCAGGCGGTCTGCCACAATGGGATTCAGTATTTGCAATCGTGCCCTTCCTGCATCACTTTCTGCCCATTGTTCCACTTCGGTCATACTGAGTGGATGATCAAAATTATTTTGGTGGGCCTCGGCAATCACTCGGGGCAATTCGGAGTTCTGAATATTGTGATCGCTGGCCAAACGATGAAGAGAATCGGCAGGATAAAAGGTAGTCGTTTGCCGTTGAACCCCGTTAGAGTGTGGGCTAGGGCAGGAGGCCAGAAATCTGCCCACAGGCAACTCCCCCAAGCTTGCACGATATTCCGGTGAATGAGGATTTTCAGGACGCTGAATAAAATCACCTCTTCGCAATGCTGCGATACTATGTTGCTGTGCTGACACTGAGTTAGGCGCTGCACGGGAGGGGACGGTCACGGGAGGGACATAGACTTCCGCCTCATGCACACGAAGGGCCTCTTGCCCCTCCAAGAGGGCATCTCCATTGGTTTGAGCAATAAGCCCAGGGGCTTCATTCGTGTCGTTATGCTGCACTTGAATCTTAAGTCTATCCCCGGGTTGTAGAAGTAAGCAATTCTCAGGGTTTAAAATTCGCAAACGTTGCG
Coding sequences within:
- a CDS encoding type II toxin-antitoxin system Phd/YefM family antitoxin, with product MQAKIIPVTELRPKMLKCITNAQKLGQEYVVTKNGKPSAVLVGFDEWESMKETLEILSKPQLVKRIKKNLDYFKRGGKGKTIKEVFGE
- a CDS encoding type II toxin-antitoxin system RelE/ParE family toxin, coding for MKAYQVVIPSELQHYIQTLHPDQKKKIRYALEELSIDPYLGKILREPFEGLYSYRVSLFRIIYKILNNKLELQVIDIDKREVVYLKLEKNVLLLK
- a CDS encoding SDR family oxidoreductase produces the protein MDFQIKNKTALITGAAKHGLGRAHALALASEGVNIALLDIQDCKETEKLISEKGVKVKSYLCDISQVTEVENTLKQIETDLGKVQILVNNASILNTIGMFQDIEAKRFERDVQVNLLGSVNVTRAVWKGMLENKWGRVIFISSFAGTHGGAGQTSYAATKAALIGFAKSLALEGARFNITANVVAPGVMKSEAVENFIRGDMMDRMIKKAAMRRLGELEEVANTVAFLCSQQSSFITGQVVEVDGGAGLFTF
- a CDS encoding PilZ domain-containing protein, whose translation is MLEMDLKKIIDPKLPLFFLTLKDKNKPIFIRRVYPQSLLVDLHPEMIQTSKIKGFVVAESGQGILEFEANLKLDKLDQEHFDVVEIYIISGSLKKTNRRQSYRLTWASPISAKLITQNNQEIIAKILNLSAEGILFSDEGKLASDEIYQLHLDLDEHTLLNFPIQMFAKREVSNFDPKKQHPAFFLERQGSWNKKTIREKEKELIVRFINKKLQTERKLEKERNESKSK